In the Nilaparvata lugens isolate BPH chromosome 9, ASM1435652v1, whole genome shotgun sequence genome, one interval contains:
- the LOC120353092 gene encoding uncharacterized protein LOC120353092 isoform X1, whose translation MRAVGGPGCSSTWSATSLDSWCPARGGTAGPSMPWMMSSAWWVVSSGSSWHSAGGDTGCPSTRWMSSSAWRVMSTGSSRRSAGCGATPVLTFSEGVHIHGGIGCTSNGHPLVLHPSNGMRNGSSCLGGVVVRMLSRCFVLRLLGCRRIFH comes from the exons ATgcgggcggtcggcggtccgggctgctcttcaacgtggtcggcaacgtccttggactcctggtgtccggcgcgcggtggtacggcTGGCCCCTCTATGCCATGGATGATGTCCTCAGCTTGGTGGGTGGTGTCGTCCGGCTCCTCTTGGCATTCTGCGGGCGGTGatacgggctgtccctctacccgatggatgtcgtcctcggccTGGCGGGTGATGTCGACTGGTTCCTCTCGGCGTTCggcggggtgcggcgcgactccagtcttgacattctcg GAGGGTGTCCATATCCATGGCGGGATCGGGTGTACATCTAACGGTCATCCGCTGGTTCTTCATCCGAGCAACGGTATgagaaatgggagttcctgtctcgggggcgtcgtcgtccgtatgctctcccgatgtttcgtcctccggctcttgggctgccgacggatcttccactag